The Listeria monocytogenes genome window below encodes:
- a CDS encoding YlbF/YmcA family competence regulator: MAINIYDLAHDLDKGIRETPEFISLQDAYREVNENADAKAKFERFRDVQVTIQEKQMTGQEIDDETVDVAQQVAQEVQENELIVKLMEKEQAMSTIINDLNRIIMTPLQDLYNVAND, from the coding sequence ATGGCAATTAATATTTATGATTTAGCACATGATTTAGACAAAGGAATTCGTGAAACACCTGAATTCATCAGCTTACAAGATGCATACCGTGAAGTAAACGAAAATGCAGATGCAAAAGCAAAATTCGAACGCTTCCGTGATGTTCAAGTAACTATTCAAGAAAAACAAATGACTGGTCAAGAAATTGACGACGAAACAGTAGATGTAGCTCAACAAGTAGCACAAGAAGTTCAAGAAAACGAACTAATCGTTAAACTAATGGAAAAAGAACAAGCAATGAGCACAATTATCAATGATCTAAATCGCATTATCATGACGCCATTACAAGATCTTTATAATGTAGCTAACGATTAA